The genome window CCAAGTGCCCGCACTTTTATTTCGATCTGCGCAAGGAGCGCAAAAACCTGGCCGACAAGACCACCGCCTACACCCCGGCGGTATCGCTCGTCATCGGCCTCCGAGAAGTCTTGAAGAACCTGAAAGAAGAAGGCATGGACAACGTGCACAAGCGGCACAACCGTCTGGCCCGCGCCACCCGCGCCGCCGTCCAAGCACTGGGAATGACGTTGGTCGCGCCGGATGCCCCGGCGGACAGCGCCACCGGTATGTTCGTCCCGGAAGGTGTGGACGGCGCAAAACTGGTCAAAACCCTGCGCGATGAATTCGGTGTCACCCTCGCCGGCGGTCAGGACCAGTGGAAAGGCAAAGTGGTCCGCATCGCCCACCTGGGTTACGTGGACACCTTCGACACCGTCGTGGCGATTGCCGCACTCGAGATGGCGCTCAAGAAATTCGGCGCCAAGGTCGAACTGGGCAAAGGCGTGGCCGCCGCTCAGGAAATTCTTCTCGAAGCGTATTGCAGCTGAAACATTGAACGGTTTCCGGACCGCACGTTGCGGTCCGGAATTCATTCCGGCGCTTCCGCACCGGCTAATCGCATGAATCCTTCTCTGGAAAATCCAGGCATTTTCCCCGGAGTTTGAATTATGAAAATTCTTGTCAGTGACAACCTCTCTTCACTCGGGGTTGATATTCTTAAAAAAGAGGACGGCTTTGAAGTGGATGTCAACACCGGGCTGTCCAAGGAAGAACTCATCAAAATCATTCCGCAATACGAAGGCCTTGTGGTGCGGAGTGCCACCAAGGTCACAGCGGATGTCATCGAAGCCGCGAACAACCTGCGGGTGATCGGACGCGCCGGCGTCGGCGTGGACAACATCGATCTCGAAGCCGCCGGCAAAAAAGGCATCATCGTCATGAACGCTCCCGACGGCAACATGATCACCACCGCCGAGCACGCCATGGCATTGATGATGAGCATGTCCCGCAACATTCCGCAGGCGGCAACCACTCTCAAGCAGGAAAAAAAGTGGGCTCCCAAAAACTTCATGGGCGTTGAGCTGTACGGCAAAACGCTGGGCATCGTCGGCATGGGCCGCATCGGTTCCGTCGTCGCCGAGCGGGCCAAGGGCTTTGCCATGAAGGTCATCGCCTATGATCCGTTCGTCAACAAGGAGCATGCGGAAAAGCTGGGTGTCGAGCTGGTCGAACTCAAGGAGCTGCTGAAGCGCTCCGATTTCATGAGCCTGCACACGCCCAAAATCGACGGCAAGCATCTGCTGGGCAAGGAGGAGTTCGATCTCGTCAAACCGGGCATCCGCATTGTCAACTGCGCGCGCGGTGGATTGATCGACGAGGACGCGCTGATCCAGGCAATCAAGGACGGTAAGGTGGCGCAGGCTGCGCTGGACGTGTATTCGAAGGAACCGCTGCCGCAGGACAGTCCGTTGCTCGAAGTAAACGAAATCATCTGCACGCCGCATCTCGGTGCCTCCACGGAAGAAGCGCAGGACAAGGTTGCCATTGCCATCTGCGATCAGATCATCGACTACCTGAAGTACGGCAGCATCCGCAACGCGGTCAACGTGCCTTCGATCGATGAAGAGACGCTGAAGAAGATCAAACCATTTCTGGAGTTGGGCGAAGATCTGGGGCAGATCGTGGCCCAGCTCGTTTCCGGCGCCATCACGCAGATCAAAATCCAGTACAACGGCGAAGTCGCCGGGCTGGACGTGGCGCCGATCAGCATCTCCGTACTCAAGGGTATGCTGGCGAAAGCCATCGACGGCGTCAACATGGTCAATGCGCCGTTCATCGCCAAGGAGCGGAACATCGAAGTGCAGGAAATGAAAACCAACGAGATCAAGGACTACACCAGCACCATTCAGGTGCAGGCGACGACCAAAGAAGGCACGCGGGAAATCACCGGCAGCATTTTCGGCAAGGGCGACCCGCGCCTCGTCAAGATCGACGAGTACTACTTCGAGGCGGTGATCTCCAAACACATGCTGATCCTGAGCAACAAGGATGTTCCCGGTGTCATCGGCAACCTCGGCAACGTGCTCGGCAAACACAACCTCAACATCGCCGGATTCCACCTGGGGCGCATCAACGAACACGGCAACGCCGTGTCCGTGATCAATATCGACTCACCCCCGACCAGCGAAGCCCTGCGTGAGCTGCGGGAAACCTCGAGCGTGTTGGAAGTGCATTCGGTCGTGATCTAAAACGGCGGAAACGCAAAAACCCGAATCCGTTGAATCGGATTCGGGTTTTTTTTATGGTCGCGGCAACCGCGATCTGCGACGCCTCTTATTCTTTTTCTGCGGGCGGCTCATCTTTCGGCGGTGCAGACTCTTCCTTTTTGGCCGGCGGTTCGTACTTCTGGCCATAAACACCGGCGATCACCTTCAGGATCTCCTCATCTCCCATGATGTTGTACACCGCGTTGGCGGACTTGAAATGGGGGCTGGTGAACAGGCTGAAAACCTTTTTGCTCGAATAGCCCAGCATCATGAACTCATGGGCGTAGTTTTCCGCAACCAGGCGCAGGGTTTTCTCATCCGCATCCTCATCCCCGGTGGGAGGGCCGTCGTCCGGGTTGACGTCGTCCTTGATTTCATAAACATAAATCAGATGCCAGCCGAATTCCGTTTTCACCGGGCCGACGATGTCGCCCTCTTCAGCACTGAAAGCGGCCACTTCGAACGGCCGCACCATGGCGCCCTTGCCGAACCAACCCAGATCGCCACCCCGTTTTTTGGACGGGCACTGGCTGTGTTCTTCCGCCAGCTTCACGAACTCCTCACCTTCGTCGATCCGTTTTTTCAGATCCTCGGCCTCTTCCTTCGTGGCCACCAGGATATGCCGCGCCTGCACTTTTTTGACTTTCTTTTCCTTGGCACTCATATCGATATCACCCTTCGATGCGATGTATGCATTCATTGCGGTGACCGCGTGGTCCCGGCCCGCCGCAGATGGTTCCGTTGCAGTGTTGCCGCTCTGCAACAGGAAAATTCAGTTCACAGTCTCAATTCAATTTCAACGCGCAACATTTCTTGTATTTTTTCCCGGACCCGCAAGGACACAGGTCGTTGCGCAAGGGCTTGTGCGCCTGAATCTTCAGATCCGGTGCGTTTTTCATCAGCTCCTCCCCGATTTGCTTCGTCTCCTTGTAGCGGTCTTTCAGGATTTCATGAAGATTGGGAATGAACTGGTGAAACTGGAGCAGCATGTCCGCCTGCTTGGCATCCAGCTTGGCGTCCTCCTCTTCCCGTCGCGTTTCATTGAAGTAATACGTATAGGTAAAAAGAGGCGGGACCTTTTCATCGTCCTGTTCAAATTTAAAAAATGTCAGGCGGATGCTTTTATTGTCATTCCTCGGGTCGAGCTCGTAAGCATCTTCCGCGAAGTGTTTCTGATCTTTGTAGGAAAAATCGAGCAGTTTGCTGGTGCGCGGAGACACTTCCATGTAGTTGACGAACTGGCCGGGCTCGAACACCAGGTAAGACAACGGCTTCTTTTCCCCATAGGCCTTGGCCTCCATGTAACGCTGCTTGAAATGGAGAATCATTTCATCCGTCAACTCGCCCTTGAACTCTTCCAGAATTTTTTTCTGCTTTTCGGTCAAGGCCGGGTGGTTCGGCAACAGCGCCGTCCCCTTGTTGAAATGGACAATGAAGGAGAAGCGATTTTCCTCATTTTCCTTGTCGTTCAACGAGATGGTGACGTGGTCGCAATCGCAAAAAGGGTTCGTGCAGTAATAGTCTTCCAGGACATAGAGATTCCGGAAGTCCTCCACTTCAAACCGAAAGGTGAGAACCGCGTTCGTACTTTCCTGATAATTTATGACGTTGTAACCTTCGATGACCGGCCTCCTGTCACTTCTTATCGTTGTCGGTTATGTCCCGGACCGCACGCAAGGAATCCTTGCAGGGGTCGTCCCGGTTGTTGACGTTGGCGTGCCCGTAGCGGTAATAAAAAATCACCGCCCCGTTGTGCGGTTTGAGCGTTGAGGTCCAACTGGAGTGGCCGCCGCCCGGAGAAAACACGGGATCGATGAAAATATCAAAGCGATCCCGGTCGCGGATCGACACGTCTTCATCGAACAGGCTTTCCGCCTCCTGATGCGTGGGCATGCGCCAGTCGTTGTACCCCGCAAACTTTTTATCGTTCAATTTCCGGAGGTACTGTTCAGCCTGAAACCAGTCATGAAACTGGCTTTCATCCTGAAAGGCATCCGTTTGTTTCCACATCAAATTGTATTCGGCATCGATGACGGTGCCATCGCCGTTGTCCTTAAAACGCTTACCCATTTTTACGTTTCGTCTCCTCGCTAAAAACAGGTTGGATCCATTCGGTTTTCATCAGACGCCGGACTTCGGGATATCCCGGCAATACCGCGTGGCGCCCCGGGAAGTCCTGTACACGTCGTCGTACATGATGCCTCCCTTGCGGAAATTGAAACGCACAGCCTGCGTCTTGGTCCGGGTTTCCTTGGTCCAGCACAGAAAACCGAACCCTTTTGGAAACAGGTTCATCAGACAGGCCTTTTGTCCCATGTGGTCCTGGTTTTCCTGGGTCTTGTCGAACAGGCTGCGTGCTTCTTCCGTGGACGGCATGCGCCAGTCCTTGTAACCGGCAAAACTTTTCTTATTCAATTCCAGAGCGTAATCCCGCGACTGCACCCAGTTCAGCCAGTTTCCCGTCAACTGCCAACTGTCCTGCTTCAACCAGATCAACCGGCGCTTCATATCGATGATGGTATTCTCATCGTTGTCTATGAACCGCTGGCCCTGCGGGTTCTCCGTGGGGACCGCCGTTGCTTCGCTCATGCACCAACGCTCTTTCTATTTTAAATCGCGAACCGCACGCGCTCCGTGGCTGCGCAATCCCTTTTTATGAAACTTGTAATCGCCACTGAAATAATTGAATCGGATGGCGACGCTCGGGTCCGTCTTGTGCAGGGTTTTGGTCCAGCTCGTCTGGCCCGCACCCGGCGAGAAAATGGACGGAATGTAGATGACGTCTCCGTAGGTGTCCGTCACCGGATTGGCCGGGTCGTGAATGCTCTGCGCTTCCTTGCGGGTCGGCAAACGCCAATCGGTGCGTTTCGCGAATTCGTCCTGGTTCAATACCGACACCCAGGTCTTGGCTTCATCCCAACTGACCCACTTATCCATTTCCAGATACGAATCGTCCTTCTTCCACATCAGCCCCATTTCGAGATCGCTGATGGTGCCGTCGCCGTGATCGACGAAACGCTCCTCAGGCGGCATTTTGTTTTCGGCCCCAACCGTCCGCACCAGCCGCACCGAGCTGGGAAACCCCATATTCTCCTTGGCCAGCCAGTATTCATAGTCCGCGCGGAAATCGTAACCCATCGCCGCCTTGGCGCCCCGCGTTTCCGTGGTCCACGTGGTGTAACCGCAACCGGAAGTGAAGACCGGGTCGATGTGCACCTCGCAGCCCTCCATATCCGTATTGCTCCATTCGGGATTGTACAGGTCCTTGGCCTCGTGGGCATTGGGGATGCGCCAGTCGCTGAAGCCCGCAAACCGCTGCTCGTTTTTTTCAGACAGAAATTCCTGACTCTGCCACCAGGAGATCAGGTGCCCTTTTTGCACCCAGGAGTCGTCCTTGAGCCACATCAGGTTTTTGCGGGTGTCGGTGACGGTGCCGTCGCCGTTGTCCACAAACCGAACTTTGGTTTTGGTTTCAGTCATCGCCCTGCTCCCGGGTTAACGTCTCTGGTTGGAACGAACACGCCGATCGTCCCGTTTGGGCGATTCTTTACGAACCAGCCGCACCGCGCCGAAGACGTATTCATCCGCCTGGGTGATTTTGCCCTGCGTGTAGTCGTAACGCGGACGCCGGGTGGAGGTGTCCGAAGTGGTCCACTGCATCTTGAACGACCCTTCCGGAAACACCGGGTCGATGTGGATGGTGTCGCCGCCCTTGGCGACATTCGACAGCGCCGGGTCGTACAACGTGGCCACTTCATCGATCGTGGGCATGCGCCAGTCTTCGAATCCACCGATCTTGCGGATGTTTTTCAGCTCCGCATAGTCGCGGCTTTCATGCCAGTTCAGGTACTTGGACCGATCCTGCCAGGAATCCTTTTTCATCCAGAACAGTCCGGTGACCGTGTCCTGAACAACATGCGGACCCCGTTCCACAAACCGTTTGGGGCCTTTGTCCTCCTCGGCCACTTCCAGCTTGTCGTCGCCTTCCACCTTCTCGACCGCCGACGACTTCAATTCCTCTTCATCCGCTTGCTGCTCTTGTTTTGATTCCTCGTCCGCCATGCTGCCTCCCTGGAGGTCAATCGGTGTACCCGATCTCCACGTTGCCTTTATCCACATCAACGATCACCGGCACGATGTACTGGCCCTCGGAGTATTCCAGCATCTTCTCGAGGCCATGCGGATTGTTGTCCACGTTGACATAGATAAACGGTTTGCACTGCTTTTTAAAATCAGTCCGGGCTTTTTGCGTATACGGACAATCGTCTTTGCCAAAAATCATATAATTGCTCATGATAGCACCCGATACAAACTGGCCAAGGCCGGGAAGGCTCAGCCAGCAAATTTTTTGGTGTCTTTACGCCAAGTGGGCTCCCAGGTCTCCTTGACTTCGTCGCGGACCGCCCGCACGTGACAGTATTCGTTGTCCTTGTGTTCCCATTTTTCGTTGCCGGTGACATAGCTGAAGATCATCGCGTACTGCTGATAATCCGGTTTTTCCTCATACGTCCAGGTATTGTGGCCCCCACCGGGAGTGAACAAGGGGTCGATATGGATTTCCGCACCGTCCTTATCCTGATTGGACACGGTGAAGGCGAACATTCTCTTGGCTTCGTCGAAGCTGCACAGCCGCCAGTCGTCGAACCCGGCGAATTTTTTTTCGTTCAACTCTTCGATGTAGTCGTTGGCTTCGAACCAGTTGATGCCGTATCCAAAGTCGGCGCAGGAATCGCTTTTTTTCCACATCAGGTTGTTGTGGGCGTCGCTGACGGTTTCGTCCCCATTGTCCACAAACTGCGGACCGACGGGAATCTCGTCTTCCTCTTCTTCCTTCTCGACTTCATCCCAGTCGTCGTCGCCGATCCAGTCCACATCGAAATCTTCATCGAGGTCCTGGAGAAAATCTTCGGAAAGGTTTTCGGTGTCTTCGTCTTCTTCGATTTCTTTTTTAATGTCTTCGTCCGACACAGTCTCAATCCTCCCAGCCGGCTCCCGGGAGAGCCCAGTTAAAAACCACTCAATGCCTCAACTGTCACGCACCAGGCGGACAGAGGTTCCCGTGGTCGAAACCTGCTGATCGACACAGACCTCCTTGCAGGAAGGGAAATAGCACTTCCACGCGTACGTGTCGTAGCGCGTGTCGGCAGTCCAGAAACTCCATTCCCCGCCCGCCTGGTAATTGGACACATTCCGTTTTTTCTTCGACGGAAGGTTCATGAACATTTCCCAGTAGGCATCCGCATGTTTGAACAGGTTGCGCAATTCGCTTTTGGAAGGCACGCGCCAGTCGCTGAAGCCCAGATATTTCTGTTCGTTGCAGGCATCCCGATAGGCCATCGCCTCATCGTAGTTCAGCCATTTGCCCAGTTCCTGGCGTGAATCTTTTTTTGCCCAGATCAGATCTTCATCCAGTTGAGATATCGTATTGTCGTTGTTTTCTTGAAACAAATCCTTCCAATCTGACATGATCCAACCGACTTTCAAAAAACACCCCCCGCCGTTCTATGGATCCGGACGCATCCAGCCGGTGAGGAGTTGATAGGCGTTTAATTTCAGAAATTTAAATCAAATATACGTTTAAACTATCACTCTAACGGCCATTTTTCAATACCAATCGCAGCGGCATAAAGCCTAATGAAATAAAGGTTTGATGGCCTCCACCGCGGTCTCACCGCTGATCGGAAACGTACAGGCCTTTACGCGCCGGAATTTTACCCAGTTTCTTTTTGAATTCCGGGTCCATGGTCCCCCGCACCAGCCGCAAACTGGTGTGCAGGATGTCGTCCATGTCGGTCTGCCCGCCGGTGCCGCTGGCAAAAGAAAAAACGTAGGCATTGATGCTACCCATGGTATTGGACGTCCAGGTGTTGAACCCGCAGCCTTCCGTAAACACCGTGTCGATGTAGAGAGGCATCTCATACCGGTCCAGCACGGATTTCTCCTTCTCATGCAAGTACAGGCTGTGGGCTTCGTCCTTGCTGGGCATGCGCCAGTCGCTGTGGCCCGCGAACGCTTCCTCGTTTTTCTTTTTCATATATTTTTTGGCTATGGAATAGGAGATGAAATCCTTCAAATCCAGATAAGAATCGTTTTGCATCCACATCAACTTTGAATGCGTGTCGGTAACGGTGCCGTCACCATGGTCCACGAAACGTTCTTCTTCCATAAGTCATGCTCCTGATTCTTAAGTTTAAAGTAGGGATCGCAACCCGGCCGAAGCTCATCCACTACAAACACAAACAAAAAAAGCCGGAAGGTCGAAACCTTCCGGCTTTTTAAAAACTGTAGTAATGCTTAACGAAACGCTTCGGGTTTGTTGCCGACAACGCCGGAGATGCCCCGTTCCGTTCCTTCCGGCATACCCAGGCCCGGCTCGATGTAGGTCATCGGGCGAACATGGTCCAGATGGAAGTCGGACTGATAGGTCTTACCAGCACCCGCGTCGATTTTCCAGTCATGCCGGTCATAGCGCTGACGCTGACAGTTCACCACGATGGTACCAGGACCCTTGTTGGTGAAGTTGCTGCGCATAGCGATGGCATTGGTCTGGTAACCGCCCGGAGCGATTTCCCGGGACCACACTTTGTCCCAGGAATAGGCGTAGGGCCCAATGTCGAATTCCAAGGTGGTTTCATCCGTTTCGCTGGCATTGTAAACAATCCAGGAAGCGTTTTCACAAACCGAGCTTTCCCCGGGCTTCAGGGTGGTCTCATTGGCGCTAGCCATGGTGGAGACGGCAACGAAAGCCAGGACCGTAGCCGCGATGGCAACCATTTTTCTTACCATGTTGCTCCCCCTTTCAAAAAGGTGATGTGGGTAAAACTATTAAACTAACAAAGCCTTCTAGACTTGGAAAATTCAGTTCACATCCGCCCTTGCGGGCTTGTCCCTCTTGCTCTTGAGGGAGATTCCCTTGTAAAGCCTTGCCTTGCGCTGACAAAGGCTACTTCAGGATGTCGCAAAAATATCAGAACCCTCTAATGAAGTCAAGCTTTTATCTTCTCCCCTATCAGAACCCGGAAAAACTCTTTATTCATAACCATTTAAGCGCTCATCCGATTTACCCGGCCCGGCTCATTTCAGACCCGGAACCGCAGGGAAGTCAGGTTCACCAGATGGACGGAATTCATCAACGCCCGCTCGCCTTCTTCACTGATATCATTGACCACCAGTTGCAGGCTGCGCAGGTTGACCAGCGTGGTCGAGTTGGCCAGCGCCCGCGCGCCGTCATCGCCGATGTGATTCGACCGGAGGTTGATGCTGCGGAGGTTGGAGAAGATGGGCGATTCGGCGATCGCCTTCGCACCCTCATCGCCGATGTCATTCTGCGACAGGTCCATCGATCTCACCTTCGACAACTCTTCACACCGGGCCAGCTCTTTGGCGCCGACTTCCCGGATGAACTTGGCGCGCAAATTCAGAATCTGCCCATCCGTGCTCAATCCGTCTTTGATCAATCGTTGTATATCTGCCATAAGTCCCAACTTCGCTCCGCGCATGACGCGCTCATTTTTCAGAACCGCTTCAACCCTGTCCCGGGATGTCCTTCGCCTCGAAACCGTACTCGTCGTATGCCTTCCACCCCTCCGCCAGCATTTTCTTGCCGTAAGTGATCATCATCTTGGCCTGCGCGTGGTTGGGGTCGATCTCCATCGATTTCTTGAGCAGCTTGATCGCGTGCTGCACGTCCTCAACCTCCCCGCCGTAATGCACGATCTGCCGGCTCTTGTCGATCAAGTCCGACGCCCATTTGTAATACAGATTGGCCAACTGGCCCGGGGCCTCTTTCGAAATGTAATCGACCAGCTCCTCATCGGCTTTCAGCTGCGGCAAAAACTCCAGCGCCTTTTCGAAATTCTCGATCGGCTCGCGGTAATCGTCATCGTTGACCGCCGTGATGGAATCGCCCGGCTTGTGAGCAGAGTGCAGGCCGACCGAACTCTTGACGACCACGGACTGGATGCCGGACAGCAGCATTTGAAACTGCATGTTGGCCAGGCCGAAATGGATGATGGAATGGAAGTCGAGAGTCTTGTCCAGCTGCAGCGCCAGTTCGTACTCGGTGCGCGCTTCCTTGTGGTCGCCCACCTCTTCCAGCGCTTCGGCCAGGTTGTAATGGTGGATGCAGTTGTCCGGGTCTTCCTCGATCTGGTTACGGAACTCGCGAATCTGGGCTTCCAGATCGAACTCCGCTTCCTCCCCGCCTTCCTTCTGGGCCCGCTCGTAGGGATCGTCTTCCATCACCCGGAAGTTGCTGCTGACGCCATCCCCTTCCGCTGCCTCGTCTCCTTCCGGAGCATCGGGCTCGAACTCTGCGTCCTCGCCTTCGAGGAATTCCGGATTCTTGTCTTCTTCAGAACTCATGACGGGCTTTTCCCAATGGTATGCAATCGGTGTTTCATTGTAGCAGACCCCGGTGCCTTCGGGCCGTTTTCCGCCGAAAAAATTCCTGCACGATCACTTCAAGCTGACTTTTTCGCTGTCCGCAAGGTCCCGGACGGCACGAATGACGGTGAGCGATTTCTGGATGCCCCCCTTCATGCTCGGATAGGCTTTGCCGCGGATGTAATTGAAGCCCCACGCCATCTCCCCGCTCAGTTCCTCGATGGACCAGTAGCAGCAACTGCTGTTGCCGAAAATCGGATCGATGTGCACCTCGTTTTTCGTCCAGTAATAGTTCCAGGGCACCGATTTGTTTTCATCGTAAAGGCTTTGCAGTTCTTCACGCGTGGGCAGGCGCCAGGTGGACGCGCCCCCGAATTCGGTTTCGTTGAATTTTTTGATGTAATTTTGGGCGTCGTTCCAGTTCAGCCACTTTTTCTGCGACTGATAGGAGTCCCTCTGTTCCCAGACGAGGTGGTGCTGGAGGTCGGTGACGGTGCCGTTTTTGTTGTCGCGGAAGCGCGGGTCGTCGGACTTGAAATCCGCTTGCTGCGGCTCGGTGAGAGTGAGGATCTGGCCGCCAAACTCCGCATCGGGGCCCGGTTGCGTCGCATCTTCCGCCCGCACCCCGGCGCTGAAAAGCAGCAAACACAGGACGGCCGGCAAGGCGACGGCAAAGCGGCTCCGCGTTCTGGACCTCTCATTCATCCTTGGGCTCCCAATCCGGCTCCCACGAAAGCCAGATGCCACTGGGGTTCTGGAACTGTTTTTCTTCCTTGCCGATGGTGCCCCACTTGCTGACGAAATTCATGTCCGGATCGAATTTCTGAATGCGGTTGTTGAGTGTGTCCACCACAAAGACAAATCCGTACGGGTCTTCGGCGATCGCCATCGGGCAGTTGAACTGGCCGTCGCGCTTGCCGTACTCACCGAAGGAGGCGATGAACAGGCCGTCGCGATCAAACTGTTGCAGGCGGTTCTGACTCTTTTCGGCGACCAGCAGGGTGCCATCGGTGCGCACCGTCAGGTCGGACGGAAAGTTGAAGCGGCCCTCTTCAAATCCATACTCACCGAACTTCGACAGGAACTGGCCGTCTTCATTAAAAATCTGGATGCGCTGGTTGTCGCGGTCGGCGACATAGATATTGCCCGCGGCATCGGTGGCGACCCCGGAGGGGAACTTCATGAATCCGTCAAAATTGCCCGCAAAGCCGAAACCGAGAATGAACTCGCCGTCTTCATCGTAGCGTTTCAGGCAGTGGTTGTGGGTGTCGGCCACGATCACCGTGCCCATCGGTTCCACAGCAATGGCTTCCGGCCAGTAAAATTTGTCCTGTCCGTAGCCCTCGGTGCCGAGTTCCAGGATGAAGTCGCCGTCGCCCTCGAATTTCTGAATGCGGTGGCAACCCGTGTCCGCCACCCAGATATTGCCTTCCTTGTCCACAGCCACCCCGAACGGTCCCTTGAACTCCGACGGACGGTACGGCGGCCGCGTGCCGGCGGGCCGGCCAAACTCGAACAGAAACCGGCCATTGCCGTCGAATTTCTGGATGCGATCGTTGCCGGCGTCGGCCACCCAGACATAAAGCTTGGAATGATCGACATCGGCCCATTTCGGTTGTTCTTCCGGAACCGGCTCCGGCTCCCGGACTTCCACTGCGGTGGATTCACCGACGGTTTCTTCCGCTTCGATATCTTCTAGCGCTTCG of Nitrospina watsonii contains these proteins:
- a CDS encoding NHL repeat-containing protein — translated: MAEDNEALEDIEAEETVGESTAVEVREPEPVPEEQPKWADVDHSKLYVWVADAGNDRIQKFDGNGRFLFEFGRPAGTRPPYRPSEFKGPFGVAVDKEGNIWVADTGCHRIQKFEGDGDFILELGTEGYGQDKFYWPEAIAVEPMGTVIVADTHNHCLKRYDEDGEFILGFGFAGNFDGFMKFPSGVATDAAGNIYVADRDNQRIQIFNEDGQFLSKFGEYGFEEGRFNFPSDLTVRTDGTLLVAEKSQNRLQQFDRDGLFIASFGEYGKRDGQFNCPMAIAEDPYGFVFVVDTLNNRIQKFDPDMNFVSKWGTIGKEEKQFQNPSGIWLSWEPDWEPKDE